GAGCCAGACCTGGATTCTCGGCGCGGCCTGGCTTCCGGCGGCAGCCCTCTGGGGGCTCGGAATCACCTTGTGGGCCGGGCTCACCTACTCCATCTTCACGGTGCTCACGGTCAAGCAGACCAAGCCGACGCTGGAGGAAGGAATCCACGGCGGCTGGCTTCTGGCGGTGGTGGCGGCGCAGTCGGTCGCGGTACTGGGCGGCCAGCTGGCCCAAGGCTTCGGCGAGAACGCCGGGCGCGTCTTGTTCTTCTGCCTGGCGATGTGGCTCGGTGGAGGAATGCTCTACATCTGGATCATCTCCCTGATCTTCTACCGCTACACCTTCTTCGTCATGAGCCCATCCGATCTCACTCCCCCGTACTGGATCAACATGGGAGCGGTTGCCATCTCGACGCTGGCCGGAACGACCCTGGCGGGCGCGGCGGAACATTCCGTGCTCCTGGGCGACCTGCTGCCGTTCATGAAGGGATTCACGCTGATGTTCTGGGCCACGGCGACCTGGTGGATCCCGATGCTCCTGATCCTCGGCGTCTGGCGCCACGTCGTCCGCCGACTGCCCATCCGCTACGACGTTCTATACTGGGGGGCCGTGTTCCCGCTGGGCATGTACTCCGTCTGCACGTTCAGGCTGTCCCAGATGATCGGTGCTCCCTCCCTGCTG
This genomic window from Candidatus Polarisedimenticolia bacterium contains:
- a CDS encoding tellurite resistance/C4-dicarboxylate transporter family protein; the encoded protein is MAAVSSRLEAVATLHPASFALVMATGIVSIACRLQGYAMLAGALFAANLVFYLALWGLILLRLARYRDRLAADLQHHGRSVGFFTMVPATCVLGSQTWILGAAWLPAAALWGLGITLWAGLTYSIFTVLTVKQTKPTLEEGIHGGWLLAVVAAQSVAVLGGQLAQGFGENAGRVLFFCLAMWLGGGMLYIWIISLIFYRYTFFVMSPSDLTPPYWINMGAVAISTLAGTTLAGAAEHSVLLGDLLPFMKGFTLMFWATATWWIPMLLILGVWRHVVRRLPIRYDVLYWGAVFPLGMYSVCTFRLSQMIGAPSLLGLSRAFLFVALAAWTAAFIGMSRQIVSPR